From Periophthalmus magnuspinnatus isolate fPerMag1 chromosome 12, fPerMag1.2.pri, whole genome shotgun sequence, a single genomic window includes:
- the cercam gene encoding procollagen galactosyltransferase 2, whose product MLLHCLLIWTLLTKTDGYFSEEKYPEESKMQPPTVVIAIIARNTAHSLPFYLGALERLTYPKERISIWAATDHNSDNTTAILKEWLTVMQKYYHYVEWRPMDQPTSYAGELGPKHWPISRYEYVMKLKQAALNFARKHWADYILYADTDNILTNPETLNLMIAENKSVIAPMLDSQGAYSNFWCGITPQGYYRRTAEYFPTRNRNKLGCFPVPMVHSTMLLDLRKEDMKKLAFFPPHKDYSWPYDDIIVFAFSCRAAEIQMYLCNKERYGYLNVPPKPHQTLEDDRLNFVHLHLESMIDGPPMSPSRHVHMFPKQRDLMGFDEIFLINLQRRPDRRDRMLYSLNELEIDVKVVPAVDGNALNSSDIKILGVDLLPGYHDPFSGRTLTKGEVGCFLSHFFIWKEIVDVQMDKALIFEDDIRFQANFKRRVLRLMEEVEQAELDWDIIYLGRKKVILGEEEPVEHVHNLVWADYSFWTLSYAISLQGAQKLLNAEPLSKMLPVDEFLPIMYDKHPNEDYKSHFLNRNLQAFSTRPLLVEPSKYAGDPEWVSDTETSTLWDDDSVRTDWRGSHKMLKGSSPPEMLSSGYRDEL is encoded by the exons ATGCTACTTCACTGTCTGTTGATCTGGACTCTTTTGACTAAAACTGATGGATACTTCTCGGAGGAAAAGTACCCAGAGGAGTCTAAAATGCAGCCTCCCACCGTGGTCATCGCTATCATTGCCCGAAACACTGCTCACTCACTGCCTTTCTACCTCGGAGCACTGGAAAGACTGACCTATCCTAAAGAACGCATCTCAATATG GGCAGCCACAGACCATAACTCTGACAACACCACAGCTATACTTAAAGAATGGCTGACTGTTATGCAGAAGTATTACCATTATGTGGAATGGAGACCGATGGACCAGCCCAC GTCTTATGCAGGTGAACTGGGTCCTAAACACTGGCCAATCAGCAGATATGAGTACGTGATGAAGCTGAAGCAGGCAGCACTGAACTTTGCGAGGAAACACTGGGCTGACTACATATTG TACGCTGACACAGACAATATCCTCACCAACCCAGAAACACTCAACTTGATGATAGCTGAGAACAAGTCAGTTATCGCCCCTATGCTGGACTCACAGGGAGCATACTCCAACTTCTGGTGTGGCATTACTCCACag GGCTACTATCGCCGAACTGCTGAGTATTTTCCCACCAGAAACCGGAATAAACTCGGCTGCTTCCCAGTGCCCATGGTCCACTCCACAATGCTCCTGGATCTGAGGAAAGAGGACATGAAGAAACTGGCTTTCTTCCCTCCACACAAAGACTACTCCTGGCCCTATGATGACATCATTGTTTTTGCCTTCTCTTGTCGGGCAGCAG AAATCCAGATGTATTTGTGCAATAAGGAGCGTTATGGTTATCTGAATGTACCACCTAAACCTCACCAGACCTTGGAAGATGACCGGCTCAACTTTGTTCATCTCCATTTAGAATCTATGA TTGATGGTCCACCCATGTCGCCATCTCGTCACGTCCACATGTTCCCCAAACAGAGAGACCTCATGGGATTTGATGAA aTATTTCTCATAAATCTTCAGCGTCGCCCTGATCGCAGAGACAGGATGTTATATTCTCTGAATGAGTTGGAAATTGATGTGAAGGTGGTGCCTGCTGTGGATGGAAA TGCCTTGAACAGTAGTGATATAAAGATTCTGGGAGTGGACCTCCTGCCTGGTTATCATGACCCATTCTCTGGACGCACTCTAACCAAAGGAGAAGTGGGCTGCTTTCTGAGCCATTTCTTCATCTGGAAGGAG ATTGTGGACGTTCAAATGGACAAAGCTCTGATCTTTGAAGATGACATCAGATTCCAAGCTAACTTCAAACGCAGAGTACTCAGAttgatggaggaggtggagcaggcaGAGTTGGACTGGGACATTAT ATACTTGGGCAGAAAGAAGGTCATCCTTGGAGAAGAGGAGCCTGTGGAGCACGTCCATAATTTGGTGTGGGCAGACTACTCTTTCTGGACTCTGTCTTACGCCATCTCTCTACAAGGAGCACAAAAACTGCTCAATGCTGAACCACTTTCCAAAATGCTACCAGTTGATGAATTCCTTCCCATCATGTATGACAAGCATCCCAA tgaGGATTACAAATCCCATTTCCTCAATAGAAATTTACAAGCCTTCAGCacacgccccctgctggttgAGCCAAGTAAATATGCAGGTGATCCGGAGTGGGTGAGTGACACGGAGACGTCCACTTTATGGGATGATGATTCAGTGCGCACTGATTGGAGAGGTTCACACAAGATGCTCAAAGGATCATCACCACCAGAGATGCTGTCCAGTGGCTACAGGGACGAACTTTAG